In one Bactrocera tryoni isolate S06 chromosome 5, CSIRO_BtryS06_freeze2, whole genome shotgun sequence genomic region, the following are encoded:
- the LOC120779100 gene encoding homeobox protein SIX6, whose protein sequence is MFDKNMDTTLSSSLHVGDIDSTSSGGTSSDNSTVMQDNMHSPVQYGSLYIPNSNYRGNISCKTVLHFDKFPAYASDKDIERRFCDISIDYDKSPPPTAAGSPLYPALNGIIYENGIGDHNGNTKTTLNSEAINSINRPGAVGLNGGSQLISGITTHGLTGGFQLDRKFLQFTTDQIQCMCEALQQKGDIEKLTTFLCSLPASELFKTNESVLRARALVAYHRGQFHELYNLLETHCFSVKFHVDLQNLWFQAHYKEAEKVRGRPLGAVDKYRLRKKYPLPKTIWDGEETVYCFKEKSRNALKDCYMTNRYPTPDEKKTLSEKTGLTLTQVSNWFKNRRQRDRTPQQRPDIMSVLPVQQLDANGFPRMFNAPSYYPESIFNTQ, encoded by the exons ATGTTTGACAAGAATATGGATACAACACTTTCATCATCGCTACACGTTGGTGATATAGATTCCACAAGTTCCGGCGGCACATCCTCAGACAATTCGACAGTTATGCAGGATAATATGCATTCACCAGTGCAATATGGTAGTCTTTATATACCAAATTCAA ATTATCGCGGCAATATCTCCTGCAAAACTGTGTTACACTTCGATAAGTTCCCCGCCTATGCGAGTGACAAAGACATCGAACGAAGATTCTGCGATATAAGTATTGATTATGACAAGTCACCACCGCCCACCGCTGCGGGCTCACCGCTTTATCCCGCGCTGAATGGTATTATATATGAAAACGGTATTGGTGATCATAATggtaatacaaaaacaacactcaACAGTGAAGCAATCAACAGCATTAATCGCCCAGGTGCAGTGGGTTTGAATGGCGGCAGTCAACTGATTTCCGGTATAACAACACATGGTTTAACGGGTGGATTTCAATTGGATCGCAAATTTTTGCAATTCACCACAGATCAG ATACAATGCATGTGTGAAGCACTGCAGCAGAAGGGCGATATCGAGAAGTTAACCACCTTTCTGTGCAGCCTACCCGCCAGTGAACTTTTCAAGACGAACGAGAGCGTGTTGCGTGCTCGCGCACTTGTCGCCTATCATCGTGGACAATTTCATGAACTCTACAATCTCTTGGAAACGCATTGCTTCTCAGTGAAATTTCATGTGGACTTGCAGAATCTATGGTTTCAAGCGCATTACAAGGAAGCAGAGAAAGTGCGCGGACGTCCATTAGGCGCGGTCGATAAATATCGTCTGCGCAAAAAGTATCCATTGCCGAAAACCATTTGGGATGGCGAGGAAACCGTTTACTGTTTCAAAGAGAAAAGCCGAAATGCTTTAAAAGATTGCTATATGACAAATCGTTATCCAACGCCGGATGAGAAGAAAACGTTATCGGAGAAAACCGGTCTAACACTGACACAAGTGTCTAATTGGTTCAAAAATCGAAGACAGCGTGATCGAACACCGCAACAAAGACC TGATATCATGTCTGTCCTGCCTGTTCAACAATTGGATGCGAATGGTTTCCCTCGTATGTTCAATGCGCCCAGTTACTATCCGGAATCCATATTTAACACTCAATAG
- the LOC120779104 gene encoding vacuolar ATPase assembly integral membrane protein VMA21 homolog, whose product MANKKGNNAGGRTQQQINDSKDYSAFKVVFFYCSLIVFLPVATFFLLKSTVLERFFTMSEVTTNIYSAVGAVVALHLALGLYIYKAYFGGSQHTESYKKID is encoded by the exons atggcCAACAAAAAGGGTAACAATGCGGGCGGACGCACACAGCAACAAATAAAT GATTCCAAAGACTATAGTGCATTCAAAGTGGTGTTCTTCTATTGTTCGCTAATCGTGTTCCTGCCTGTCGCAACATTTTTCTTGCTTAAATCTACTGTGCTGGAACGCTTTTTCACAATGTCTGAGGTTACCACCAATATTTATTCTGCGGTTGGCGCAGTTGTAGCGTTACATTTGGCGTTGggcttgtacatatataaagcaTATTTTGGGGGCAGTCAGCACACGGAgtcatacaaaaaaatcgactaa
- the LOC120779101 gene encoding glutaminyl-peptide cyclotransferase isoform X1, which produces MKFISWRGQHLRLYNQWLKQLGNAIGVLERPKIYNLGACFEVDELLTYRTEELSHEKFLAYAPLSDVPHLRKVTNNLLIPRVVGTTGHTQARDYITSNLRELNWSVEYDKFHDTAPILGKLHFHNIIAKLNPDAERYLVFACHYDSKYFEDFEFIGATDSAVPCAMLLNMAHVLQTALEQFRKTKLSLMFIFFDGEEAFKEWGPNDSIYGSRHLAKLWEEDGTLNRLDMLVLLDLIGSADPTFYSFFPNTEGWYSRLVSLEERLSDLNMLQRYISSGVSRQYPNRYFQPNTLRSSMVEDDHLPFLRRNVPILHLIPLPFPTVWHTKDDNNSIIDYIATENISLILRLFIMEYLQSATDEK; this is translated from the exons ATGAAGTTTATCTCTTGGCGTGGTCAACATTTACGCTTATACAACCAATGGCTTAAACAATTGGGCAATGCAATTGGTGTGCTAGAGCGCCCCAAAATCTATAATCTAGGTGCTTGTTTTGAGGTGGATGAGTTG TTAACATACCGCACTGAGGAACTATCACATGAAAAATTTTTGGCCTACGCTCCACTCTCGGATGTACCACACTTACGAAAAGTTACCAATAATTTACTTATTCCGCGAGTTGTTGGCACAACCGGACACACGCAAGCACGAGACTATATAACGAGTAATTTGCGTGAACTTAATTGGTCCGTTGAATATGATAAATTCCATGACACAGCGCCTATTttgggaaaattgcattttcataaTATCATAGCAAAACTCAATCCAGATGCTGAGCGTTATTTAGTGTTTGCATGTCATTATGATAGCAAGTATTTTGaagattttgaatttattgGCGCAACAGACTCCGCAGTGCCATGTGCCATGCTACTGAATATGGCACACGTTTTACAAACGGCGCTTGAACAATTCCGTAAGACAAAACTAAgcttaatgtttatatttttcgatGGCGAAGAAGCTTTCAAGGAATGGGGACCAAATGATTCAATTTACGGTTCACGTCACTTAGCCAAGCTATGGGAGGAGGACGGCACCTTAAACCGTTTGGATATGTTGGTGCTATTGGATTTAATTGGTTCGGCGGATCCAACCTTTTACAGTTTTTTCCCCAATACAGAAGGTTGGTATTCGCGTTTGGTATCGTTGGAAGAGCGTCTTTCGGATTTAAATATGTTGCAACGGTATATAAGTAGCGGTGTATCGCGTCAATACCCGAATCGTTATTTTCAACCAAATACATTACGTTCATCAATGGTTGAAGATGACCATCTGCCTTTCTTAAGACGAAATGTTCCCATATTGCATCTAATACCGCTACCGTTCCCCACTGTTTGGCATACGAAAGATGACAACAATTCCATAATTGACTATATCGCAACGGAAAATATCTCATTAATACTCCGCTTATTTATCATGGAATACTTGCAAAGCGCAACTGATGAGAAGTGA
- the LOC120779101 gene encoding glutaminyl-peptide cyclotransferase isoform X2: MCLLNAYFAILIILSVSVFASKDSQDGFAVGRNELTYRTEELSHEKFLAYAPLSDVPHLRKVTNNLLIPRVVGTTGHTQARDYITSNLRELNWSVEYDKFHDTAPILGKLHFHNIIAKLNPDAERYLVFACHYDSKYFEDFEFIGATDSAVPCAMLLNMAHVLQTALEQFRKTKLSLMFIFFDGEEAFKEWGPNDSIYGSRHLAKLWEEDGTLNRLDMLVLLDLIGSADPTFYSFFPNTEGWYSRLVSLEERLSDLNMLQRYISSGVSRQYPNRYFQPNTLRSSMVEDDHLPFLRRNVPILHLIPLPFPTVWHTKDDNNSIIDYIATENISLILRLFIMEYLQSATDEK; the protein is encoded by the exons ATGTGCTTgttaaatgcatattttgcaATACTCATCATTCTTAGTGTTAGCGTATTTGCCAGCAAAGATTCTCAAGATGGCTTTGCTGTTGGACGGAATGAG TTAACATACCGCACTGAGGAACTATCACATGAAAAATTTTTGGCCTACGCTCCACTCTCGGATGTACCACACTTACGAAAAGTTACCAATAATTTACTTATTCCGCGAGTTGTTGGCACAACCGGACACACGCAAGCACGAGACTATATAACGAGTAATTTGCGTGAACTTAATTGGTCCGTTGAATATGATAAATTCCATGACACAGCGCCTATTttgggaaaattgcattttcataaTATCATAGCAAAACTCAATCCAGATGCTGAGCGTTATTTAGTGTTTGCATGTCATTATGATAGCAAGTATTTTGaagattttgaatttattgGCGCAACAGACTCCGCAGTGCCATGTGCCATGCTACTGAATATGGCACACGTTTTACAAACGGCGCTTGAACAATTCCGTAAGACAAAACTAAgcttaatgtttatatttttcgatGGCGAAGAAGCTTTCAAGGAATGGGGACCAAATGATTCAATTTACGGTTCACGTCACTTAGCCAAGCTATGGGAGGAGGACGGCACCTTAAACCGTTTGGATATGTTGGTGCTATTGGATTTAATTGGTTCGGCGGATCCAACCTTTTACAGTTTTTTCCCCAATACAGAAGGTTGGTATTCGCGTTTGGTATCGTTGGAAGAGCGTCTTTCGGATTTAAATATGTTGCAACGGTATATAAGTAGCGGTGTATCGCGTCAATACCCGAATCGTTATTTTCAACCAAATACATTACGTTCATCAATGGTTGAAGATGACCATCTGCCTTTCTTAAGACGAAATGTTCCCATATTGCATCTAATACCGCTACCGTTCCCCACTGTTTGGCATACGAAAGATGACAACAATTCCATAATTGACTATATCGCAACGGAAAATATCTCATTAATACTCCGCTTATTTATCATGGAATACTTGCAAAGCGCAACTGATGAGAAGTGA
- the LOC120778693 gene encoding 28S ribosomal protein S31, mitochondrial, giving the protein MIMLSRTSSLSIRVLVSRIAGARNYSKDYDSSDDEKEPKSKQKKSKDVKKAEIQHTATPNKAEVESTEEPAITRLNRLLSSMPTENNYSLANKNNNVTLPRPGDAHKKRKEESKKETETKDIFVAAKRVASLAGDGEQNQQIESELLAKLLGHNQEEKDINKSNDAASNNASSELSLSELIVGMKIDRSQPPKELTRGEFVRRSIAAKSKPHRQQDQQSVRKERKREAATYTGSVNLFGSEPLGIFKNAAELRDVPDILTTWAHLHKNELKLLVTHPPANYFEKLALWTEQGKVWRFPIDNEQDLSEEANVDFSEHIFLDQHLEPWCPEKGPIRHYMELVCVGLSKNPYITAKEKKEHILWYRDYFEAKKDILKDLISQEKKPGASGEQKKLSS; this is encoded by the exons atgattatgcTGAGTAGAACATCATCACTAAGTATACG AGTGTTGGTATCTCGTATAGCCGGCGCACGCAATTACAGCAAAGATTACGATTCATCCGACGACGAAAAGGaaccaaaatcaaaacaaaaaaagagtaAAGATGTGAAAAAAGCTGAAATTCAACATACAGCTACACCTAATAAGGCTGAAGTGGAATCTACTGAAGAACCGGCTATCACACGCCTGAACCGTTTGCTGTCTAGCATGCCAACAGAGAATAATTATTcattagcaaataaaaataacaatgtaACATTACCACGACCAGGTGATGCacataaaaaacgaaaagaagaaTCTAAAAAAGAAACTGAGACGAAAGATATTTTTGTTGCCGCAAAACGTGTGGCTTCTCTAGCTGGAGATGGTGAGCAAAACCAGCAAATAGAATCGGAATTGCTTGCGAAACTACTAGGCCATAATCAAGAAGAGAAAGATATTAACAAATCGAACGATGCTGCATCAAATAATGCGAGTTCAGAATTAAGTCTAAG TGAATTGATTGTGGGTATGAAAATTGATCGCTCACAGCCACCAAAAGAGTTAACACGTGGTGAATTTGTGCGTCGCTCTATTGCGGCAAAAAGTAAACCACACCGGCAACAAGATCAACAAAGTGTGCGTAAAGAACGTAAACGTGAAGCAGCAACCTATACAGGCAGTGTTAACTTATTTGGATCCGAGCCGCTGGGCATTTTCAAAAATGCTGCAGAACTTCGCGATGTACCCGATATACTCACCACCTGGGCACATCTACATAAAAATGAACTAAAACTGTTGGTAACACATCCGCCCGCAAATTATTTCGAAAAGTTAGCATTATGGACGGAGCAAGGAAAAGTTTGGCGTTTTCCAATTGACAATGAGCAGGACCTAAGTGAGGAAGCGAATGTAGACTTCTCTGAGCATATCTTTCTGGATCAACACTTAGAGCCATGGTGTCCAGAAAAAGGGCCCATACGTCATTATATGGAACTAGTGTGTGTCGGTCTTTCAAAGAATCCATACATAACAGCAAAAGAGAAGAAAGAGCACATACTGTGGTATCGTGACTACTTTGAGGCGAAAAAGGATATACTCAAAGATTTGATTAGCCAAGAGAAGAAGCCAGGCGCAAGTGGAGAACAGAAAAAGCTGAGTTCATAA